The Selenomonadales bacterium genome includes a region encoding these proteins:
- a CDS encoding LL-diaminopimelate aminotransferase: MALVNENYLKLPGSYLFAEIARRVNKFKEEHPDADIIRLGIGDVTQPLAPASIEAMHQAVDEMAKAETFRGYGPEQGYAFLIQQIIEHDYAARGITIAEDEVFISDGSKCDVGNIQEIFGLENKVAITDPVYPVYLDTNVMAGRTGNIVDGMFEGVTYMPCTAENGFVPSFPSERVDLIYLCSPNNPTGTTLSKDQLKAWVAYAKENDSIILFDSAYEAYITEEDVPRSIYEVEGAREVAIEFRSFSKNAGFTGTRCAYTVVPKELMGKTKDGQEVSLNRLWNRRQTTKFNGTPYITQRGAAAIYTEEGKKQVQAMVGYYMENAKIIREGLAEAGLTFYGGVNAPYIWLKTPNNMDSWSFFDKLLNEAHIVGTPGAGFGPSGEGYFRLTAFGNKENTIKAVERIKTRLSL; encoded by the coding sequence CTCGCCGCGTTAACAAATTTAAAGAAGAACATCCAGATGCCGACATCATCCGTCTTGGTATCGGTGACGTTACGCAGCCGCTCGCACCTGCTTCCATCGAAGCAATGCACCAAGCAGTTGACGAAATGGCAAAAGCAGAAACCTTCCGCGGTTACGGTCCGGAACAAGGTTATGCTTTCCTTATCCAGCAGATCATCGAACATGACTACGCAGCACGCGGCATCACGATCGCTGAAGATGAAGTATTCATCAGCGACGGCTCTAAATGTGACGTCGGCAACATCCAGGAGATCTTCGGTCTCGAAAACAAAGTTGCCATCACCGACCCTGTATACCCTGTATACCTTGACACGAACGTCATGGCAGGCCGTACAGGCAACATCGTTGACGGCATGTTCGAAGGCGTAACATATATGCCATGCACCGCTGAAAACGGCTTCGTTCCTTCCTTCCCGTCCGAACGAGTAGACCTTATCTACCTCTGCTCGCCGAACAACCCGACAGGTACGACGCTCTCCAAAGACCAGCTCAAAGCATGGGTCGCATATGCAAAAGAAAACGACTCCATCATCCTCTTCGACTCCGCTTATGAAGCATACATCACCGAAGAAGACGTGCCGCGCAGCATCTACGAAGTAGAAGGCGCACGCGAAGTTGCTATCGAATTCCGCTCCTTCTCCAAAAATGCAGGCTTCACAGGCACGCGCTGTGCATACACAGTCGTTCCGAAAGAACTCATGGGCAAAACGAAAGACGGCCAGGAAGTATCCCTCAACCGTCTTTGGAACCGCCGTCAGACGACGAAATTTAACGGCACACCGTACATCACCCAGCGCGGTGCGGCTGCCATCTATACAGAAGAAGGCAAAAAACAAGTACAAGCTATGGTCGGCTACTACATGGAAAACGCTAAGATCATCCGTGAAGGTCTTGCTGAAGCAGGCCTCACCTTCTACGGCGGCGTCAACGCTCCGTACATCTGGCTCAAAACACCGAACAACATGGATTCGTGGAGCTTCTTCGACAAACTCCTCAACGAAGCACACATCGTCGGTACTCCGGGCGCAGGCTTCGGTCCGTCGGGCGAAGGCTACTTCCGTTTGACCGCATTCGGCAACAAAGAAAACACCATCAAAGCAGTAGAACGCATCAAAACGCGCCTCTCCCTGTAA